A region from the Ralstonia pickettii genome encodes:
- a CDS encoding HvfC/BufC N-terminal domain-containing protein — translation MRLPDWEAQLVGALTAPLTNEETRGIAIYRNARLAILRNALAGAYPVCRTLVGDDCFDALVRDTLAVQASTSPNLHRYGNALPDVIAQSPLAHSVPYLADVARLEWCVHWAHYAPDAHVEAADATLLAQPADTIRAGLIEGAQWVASRWPVVSIWRAHQPGETIALNAIDLGVGEAAAIAVRGHRVAVLDLDPLTAAFLAACEAGTSLQAALETTLAERPDFDLTACLSGLYRSGLLALSACPTTLSTGDTP, via the coding sequence ATGCGACTGCCTGACTGGGAAGCCCAGCTCGTCGGCGCGCTGACGGCCCCCTTGACCAACGAAGAAACACGCGGCATCGCCATCTACCGCAATGCGCGACTGGCCATCCTGCGCAACGCGCTGGCGGGGGCCTACCCCGTCTGCCGCACGCTGGTCGGCGACGACTGCTTCGATGCGCTCGTGCGCGACACGCTCGCGGTGCAGGCATCCACATCTCCGAACCTGCATCGCTACGGGAATGCGCTGCCAGACGTCATTGCGCAATCGCCGTTGGCACACAGCGTGCCCTATCTGGCCGATGTCGCGCGCCTGGAATGGTGCGTGCATTGGGCGCATTACGCCCCGGACGCCCACGTTGAAGCGGCGGATGCCACGTTGCTCGCGCAGCCGGCAGACACCATCCGCGCGGGGCTGATCGAGGGAGCGCAGTGGGTGGCGTCGCGGTGGCCCGTGGTGTCAATCTGGCGCGCGCACCAGCCCGGGGAAACCATCGCGCTGAATGCAATCGACCTGGGCGTGGGCGAAGCCGCCGCGATTGCCGTGCGCGGGCACCGCGTTGCTGTGCTCGACCTTGATCCGCTGACCGCCGCGTTCCTGGCCGCTTGCGAAGCTGGGACGTCGCTTCAGGCCGCGCTCGAGACCACGCTGGCCGAGCGACCCGATTTTGATCTGACTGCATGCCTGTCCGGCCTCTATCGCTCGGGGCTGCTCGCACTGTCTGCCTGCCCAACAACCTTGTCTACTGGAGACACGCCATGA
- the bufB gene encoding MNIO family bufferin maturase — MQTALPTCAGAGLRAPHFPALLHGQARFPWAEVHSENYLYGGPARAALLAAREHQPVSLHGVGMGLGNADGLDVEHVRAIAALADAVAPAAISEHLCFNRSGAQVVNDLLPLPYSRESLDVVCANVMRAQDILKRPLLIENIAAYIDCRTLVDADDAVSEGAFLTALARRTGCGILLDLNNLYVNSVNHGVTVESVLADIDPALVGEIHLAGFSVEDGMLIDTHSAPVHAPVWALYDAWIAKHGARPTLIEWDADLPPVQVLLEEAARAQAMLDRHATAAMQEPRHATA, encoded by the coding sequence ATGCAGACTGCTCTGCCAACCTGCGCCGGCGCAGGCCTGCGCGCCCCGCACTTCCCCGCCCTGCTGCACGGGCAAGCCCGTTTCCCGTGGGCGGAAGTGCACAGCGAGAACTATCTGTATGGCGGCCCGGCACGTGCAGCACTGCTGGCCGCGCGCGAGCACCAGCCGGTAAGCCTGCACGGCGTCGGCATGGGGCTCGGCAATGCCGATGGGCTGGACGTCGAGCACGTCCGCGCCATCGCTGCCCTGGCCGACGCCGTTGCGCCCGCCGCCATTTCCGAGCACCTGTGCTTCAACCGCAGCGGCGCACAAGTCGTCAACGATCTCCTGCCGCTGCCTTATTCCCGCGAATCGCTGGATGTTGTCTGCGCCAACGTCATGCGCGCCCAGGACATCCTCAAGCGGCCGCTGCTGATCGAAAACATTGCCGCGTACATCGACTGCCGCACGCTGGTCGACGCCGACGACGCCGTCTCCGAAGGTGCATTCCTGACCGCCCTCGCCCGGCGTACCGGCTGCGGCATCTTGTTGGACTTGAACAATCTGTACGTGAACAGCGTCAACCATGGCGTGACCGTCGAATCGGTACTGGCCGATATCGACCCGGCGCTGGTCGGCGAGATTCACCTGGCAGGCTTCAGCGTGGAAGACGGCATGCTGATCGACACGCACAGCGCGCCCGTCCATGCGCCCGTCTGGGCGCTGTATGACGCGTGGATTGCCAAGCACGGCGCACGCCCCACGTTGATCGAATGGGATGCTGACCTGCCTCCAGTGCAGGTGTTGCTGGAAGAAGCGGCACGCGCCCAGGCGATGCTGGATCGCCACGCCACCGCCGCCATGCAGGAGCCACGCCATGCGACTGCCTGA
- a CDS encoding BufA1 family periplasmic bufferin-type metallophore, producing the protein MKQHAMIAAALGSLLALGALSTPVQAADAAGKEKCYGVAKAGQNDCASPGSAHACAGQSKIDKDPMSWKYVPAGTCAQMGGTMQPASK; encoded by the coding sequence ATGAAACAACACGCCATGATCGCCGCCGCTCTGGGTAGCCTGCTCGCGCTGGGCGCACTGTCAACGCCTGTCCAGGCCGCCGATGCTGCGGGCAAGGAAAAGTGCTACGGCGTTGCCAAGGCCGGTCAGAACGATTGCGCCAGCCCCGGCAGTGCCCACGCCTGCGCGGGTCAGTCGAAGATCGACAAAGACCCGATGTCGTGGAAGTACGTGCCGGCCGGCACCTGCGCGCAGATGGGCGGCACGATGCAGCCTGCGTCCAAGTAA
- a CDS encoding DNA-binding protein: MPERKTVERARADKRHGKAASTQAGNFVKEEMDHIREGKHGAKNTKQAIAIGLSKARRSGVAVKPPGEGKASASTRKKAEHDVKAGSKTGNKTGSHASASKESTAKRSKTTTRTLKKEGHAAASQSSLSKQAHSAASKRSSGERSSAAKKGAATKGAAGRSAAAKKAARTRASHAK; this comes from the coding sequence ATGCCGGAACGCAAAACCGTAGAACGTGCGCGCGCCGACAAGCGCCACGGCAAAGCCGCCTCGACCCAGGCGGGCAACTTCGTGAAGGAAGAGATGGATCACATCCGCGAAGGCAAGCACGGTGCGAAAAACACCAAGCAGGCAATTGCGATTGGTCTATCGAAGGCACGCCGCTCTGGCGTTGCCGTCAAGCCGCCGGGGGAAGGCAAGGCATCGGCCTCCACCCGCAAGAAGGCGGAACATGATGTCAAGGCCGGCAGCAAGACGGGCAACAAAACCGGCAGCCACGCCAGTGCGAGCAAGGAATCCACGGCCAAGCGCAGTAAAACCACAACCCGCACGCTGAAGAAGGAAGGCCACGCGGCGGCGTCCCAATCATCGTTGTCCAAGCAGGCACACAGCGCGGCGTCGAAGCGTTCGAGCGGCGAGCGCTCGTCAGCAGCCAAGAAAGGCGCCGCCACCAAGGGCGCGGCAGGCCGTTCGGCTGCCGCGAAGAAGGCAGCCCGCACGCGCGCCTCCCACGCCAAGTAA
- a CDS encoding H-NS family nucleoid-associated regulatory protein: protein MKEGHPPEPGRENAIAWILEQMQMYGLSIEDLQAQGCFDAPPPPPPAAPIGPVYMSADGQHWDGSGDMPEWLQRAVNAGQSIEHFRVG, encoded by the coding sequence ATGAAGGAAGGTCACCCGCCGGAGCCGGGTCGCGAAAATGCGATCGCCTGGATCCTGGAACAGATGCAGATGTACGGCCTGTCTATCGAAGACCTGCAGGCGCAGGGTTGCTTTGACGCTCCACCTCCGCCCCCACCAGCGGCGCCTATCGGCCCGGTCTACATGAGCGCTGACGGCCAGCACTGGGACGGCTCCGGCGACATGCCGGAGTGGCTCCAACGCGCTGTCAACGCTGGACAGAGCATCGAGCATTTCCGCGTGGGCTGA
- a CDS encoding DMT family transporter — MNDKMRGTVEMTAAMIISGTIGWFVVRSGQPVADVVFWRCVFGALTLLGVCAGLGLLRGAITWARAGIAALGGVAIVVNWLLLFAAYPRASISIATAVYNTQPFMLVGLGALFLSEKLTAAKLTWLALAFIGVVSIVQVGPTASAGTDYLTGIAMALGAAFAYAVAALLIKKLAGTPPHLIALIQVCVGVLMLAPLANLSHPPAEPHAWVMLVTVGVVHTGLMYILLYGAIQRLPTHLTGSLSFIYPIVAIGVDMVAFGHRLQLAQFLGAGAILLAAAGMNLGWSPYRWLRAQAESPVSK, encoded by the coding sequence ATGAACGATAAGATGCGCGGCACGGTGGAAATGACCGCCGCCATGATCATCTCCGGGACAATCGGCTGGTTTGTCGTCCGCTCCGGCCAGCCGGTGGCCGACGTTGTGTTCTGGCGCTGCGTGTTCGGCGCGCTGACGCTGCTGGGGGTATGCGCAGGGCTGGGGCTGCTGCGTGGCGCGATCACGTGGGCGCGCGCCGGCATCGCCGCGCTGGGTGGCGTGGCCATCGTCGTCAATTGGCTGCTGCTGTTTGCAGCGTATCCGCGCGCATCCATCTCGATTGCCACGGCGGTCTACAACACGCAGCCTTTCATGCTGGTGGGGCTTGGCGCGCTGTTTCTGTCGGAAAAACTGACGGCGGCCAAGCTCACATGGCTGGCCCTCGCCTTTATCGGCGTCGTGTCGATCGTGCAAGTGGGCCCAACCGCCAGCGCGGGGACCGATTACCTGACAGGCATTGCGATGGCGTTGGGCGCGGCGTTTGCCTATGCGGTGGCCGCGCTCCTGATCAAGAAGCTGGCCGGTACGCCGCCGCATCTGATCGCGCTTATCCAGGTGTGTGTGGGCGTGCTGATGCTGGCGCCACTGGCCAACCTGTCGCATCCGCCGGCCGAGCCACATGCGTGGGTGATGCTGGTCACGGTGGGCGTGGTACACACGGGGTTGATGTACATCCTGCTCTATGGCGCCATCCAGCGGCTGCCGACGCATCTGACCGGGTCGCTGTCGTTCATCTATCCGATCGTTGCAATCGGGGTGGACATGGTCGCGTTCGGACACCGGTTGCAGCTCGCGCAGTTTTTGGGTGCGGGCGCGATCCTGCTGGCGGCGGCGGGCATGAATCTGGGGTGGTCGCCGTATCGCTGGTTGCGGGCGCAGGCCGAATCTCCCGTTTCCAAATAA
- a CDS encoding Lrp/AsnC family transcriptional regulator, translating to MNAIDALDQRILDVLLTDSRISLKQLAQQVGLSSPSVSERLRRLEERGVIRNYTVDIDPAALGYTLQAIVRVRPMPGKLHIVQQLIEEIPEICECDKVTGEDCFIARLYVRSIDQLDEILDRVAYHAETNTAIVKAQTVKRRAPPFAAPD from the coding sequence ATGAACGCGATCGACGCCCTGGACCAACGCATTCTTGACGTCCTGTTGACAGATTCCCGCATCTCGCTCAAGCAGCTGGCCCAGCAGGTCGGGCTGTCGTCCCCCAGCGTGTCGGAGCGCCTGCGCCGGCTGGAAGAGCGCGGCGTGATCCGCAACTACACCGTCGACATCGACCCGGCGGCGCTGGGCTATACGTTGCAGGCCATCGTGCGCGTGCGGCCCATGCCGGGCAAGCTGCATATCGTGCAGCAACTGATCGAAGAGATTCCGGAGATCTGCGAATGCGACAAGGTGACGGGCGAGGATTGCTTCATTGCCCGCCTCTATGTGCGCTCGATCGATCAGCTCGATGAGATTCTCGACCGCGTGGCCTATCACGCCGAAACCAACACTGCCATCGTCAAGGCGCAAACGGTGAAGCGCCGCGCGCCGCCGTTTGCCGCCCCTGACTGA
- a CDS encoding cystathionine beta-lyase yields the protein MHWQSQLVSPETLAPGGFRSLVTPVYRGSTVLFDNATQVVDDWRHAQHGYTYGLYGTPTAVELGARIAQMERARHSFIVPGGQAAIALIYLACCGAGSHALVPFSAYGPSRSMAAGLLKRMGIEVETYDPLIGAGIEGLIRPNTTLVWTESPGSVTMEVQDVPAIVAAAHARGVPVALDNTYTAGVYFDAFAHGVDISMQALTKYVGGHSDLLLGSVSVNSEAMFERVGSAFADLGMGASPDDCSLALRGLQTLALRLERLQASTLAVARWLHLQDCVATVLHPALPSCPGHEFWKRDFTGATSVFSVVFQESVSAEQVSAFIDALRMFRIGMSWGGTSSLVMPYPHLARPNHHYRGRLVRLNVGLEAPEDLIADLRQAMARAAIQEPAVTA from the coding sequence ATGCATTGGCAATCCCAGCTCGTCAGCCCGGAAACGCTTGCCCCGGGCGGCTTCCGATCATTGGTGACACCCGTCTACCGCGGTTCAACCGTGCTGTTCGACAACGCGACGCAGGTTGTGGACGACTGGCGCCATGCGCAGCACGGCTATACCTACGGCCTCTACGGCACACCGACCGCCGTAGAACTCGGCGCACGGATTGCGCAAATGGAACGCGCCCGCCACAGCTTTATCGTGCCAGGCGGGCAGGCTGCCATCGCGCTCATCTACCTGGCGTGCTGCGGCGCCGGCAGCCACGCACTGGTGCCGTTCAGCGCGTACGGGCCCAGCCGGAGCATGGCTGCCGGCCTGCTCAAACGCATGGGCATCGAAGTGGAAACGTATGACCCGCTCATCGGCGCGGGCATCGAGGGGCTCATCCGTCCGAACACCACACTTGTTTGGACTGAAAGCCCCGGCTCGGTCACGATGGAGGTGCAGGACGTGCCGGCAATCGTGGCCGCGGCGCATGCGCGCGGCGTGCCGGTAGCGCTCGACAACACGTACACGGCCGGCGTGTACTTCGACGCCTTCGCGCACGGCGTAGACATCAGCATGCAAGCCCTGACCAAATATGTCGGCGGTCACAGCGACCTCCTGCTCGGCTCGGTCTCAGTCAATTCGGAGGCAATGTTCGAGCGGGTGGGCAGCGCGTTTGCCGACCTGGGCATGGGCGCCTCGCCCGACGATTGCAGCCTGGCACTGCGTGGCCTGCAAACGCTGGCGCTGCGCCTTGAGCGTCTGCAAGCCTCCACGCTGGCGGTGGCGCGCTGGCTTCATCTGCAGGATTGCGTTGCCACCGTGCTGCATCCAGCGCTGCCGTCATGCCCCGGCCATGAATTCTGGAAGCGCGACTTTACCGGCGCAACGAGCGTGTTTTCAGTGGTGTTTCAGGAAAGCGTTTCGGCCGAGCAGGTCAGCGCGTTCATCGATGCGCTGCGCATGTTCCGGATCGGCATGAGCTGGGGCGGCACGAGCAGCCTGGTGATGCCCTATCCGCATCTGGCGCGGCCGAATCATCACTATCGAGGTCGCCTGGTGCGGCTCAACGTCGGGCTGGAGGCGCCAGAAGACCTGATCGCCGATCTGCGGCAAGCCATGGCGCGTGCTGCCATCCAGGAGCCCGCTGTCACCGCATAG
- a CDS encoding Lrp/AsnC family transcriptional regulator, protein MAPPKSLELDAFDIAILNAVQRCYTTPLRVIGEQVNLSTAAVQRRIKRMEEAGVIVGNVAVVDPERVGKPITVIVEVHAERTNTAAVAALKKALSGPEVQQCYYVTGEADFVLILNVATMTEYEALARRLFDDNDNIKWYHTAVVLNRVKVGLEVPLG, encoded by the coding sequence ATGGCCCCTCCGAAATCGCTCGAACTCGACGCATTCGACATCGCCATCCTCAACGCCGTGCAGCGGTGCTACACCACGCCGCTGCGCGTGATCGGCGAGCAAGTCAATCTATCGACCGCCGCCGTGCAGCGGCGCATCAAGCGAATGGAGGAGGCCGGCGTCATCGTCGGCAACGTGGCCGTGGTGGACCCTGAGCGGGTCGGCAAACCCATCACCGTGATTGTCGAGGTGCACGCCGAGCGCACCAATACCGCGGCCGTGGCGGCGCTCAAAAAAGCACTCTCAGGCCCCGAGGTGCAGCAGTGCTACTACGTGACGGGCGAGGCGGACTTCGTCCTGATTCTGAACGTGGCCACGATGACCGAATACGAAGCCCTCGCGCGACGCCTGTTCGACGACAACGACAATATCAAGTGGTATCACACGGCCGTGGTGCTCAACCGCGTGAAGGTGGGGCTCGAAGTGCCGCTGGGCTAG